In Levilactobacillus brevis, the genomic window GTAAACAAAAAGGACCCACCATCTCTGATGAGTCCCCGACTAACGGACTTAGCGTGAACTAAGCTTGAGAGTCTTCTTGCATTTGCTTTTCCAAATCGCTGATGGAGTAGACGCCTTCGGTTGACGAACCGCCAACTTCCTTGGGCTTGATCTGACGGTAATCTGGCATCCCAGTCCCGGCAGGAATAATCTTCCCAATAATAACGTTTTCCTTCAAACCAACTAATGGGTCGTTCTTGCCCCGAATAGCGGCATCGGTCAAGACCCGAGTCGTTTCCTGGAAGGAAGCGGCTGACAAGAAACTGTTGGTTTCCAGGGCAGCCTTGGTAATCCCCAAGATAACTGGACGGGCAGTGGCCGCGATCCCACCAGAGATTAATGTCTGGTAGTTGGCGCGACGGAAGTCTTGGATATCCATCAAGGTACCAGGCAGAACATCGGTATCGCCCGGATCCATGATCCGAACCTTCCGTAACATCTGGCGAACCATGATTTCAACGTGCTTATCACTGATAGCCACACCTTGCATCCGGTAAACCCGTTGCACTTCACCCAAGATGTAGGTTTCAGTTGACAAGACATCGCGAACCCGCAGCAATTCCTTCGGATCGACAGACCCATAGTTCAAAGCACCACCACGGTGAATGAAGTCCCCTTCGCTGACCCGCATGCGGGCAGTGATTGGTAATTCATAACTCCGAGTATCGGCTTCACCCTTAATGGTGACCGTCTTCGTCCGGTTAGCTGGGTCTTCTTCGATGGATTCAACCGTCCCAGTAACTTCCGTAATCTCAGCTTTACCTTTAGGGTTCCGGGATTCAAACAATTCTTGAACACGAGGAAGCCCTTGAGTAATATCTTCGTTACCAGCCACACCACCGGTATGGAAGTTCCGCATGGTCAGCTGCGTACCTGGTTCACCGATAGATTGCGCGGCAACAGTACCAACAGCTTCACCAACTTCAACTTCGTCACCAGTAGCCATGTTCCGGCCATAACAATGTTCACAAACACCATGTTCAGTGTTGCAAGTAAAGGCGGAACGGATGGTAACTTCTTCAACACCAGCATCCACAATCTTCTGTGCGGTGTCTTCAACGATCATTTGGTTCTTAGGAACGATAACGTCCCCAGTCTTTGGATCGTAGACGGTCTTTTGGGTGTAACGCCCTAAGATCCGGTCGTACAATGGTTCGATCATTTCGTTGCCATCAGTGATAGCGCGAATCTTCAAACCACGGTCGGTACCACAATCCTTTTCCCGAATGATAACGTCTTGCGCAACATCGACCAACCGCCGAGTCAGGTAACCTGAGTTGGCAGTCTTGAGGGCCGTATCGGTCATCCCTTTACGAGCACCGTGGGTCGAAATGAACATTTCCATCACTGACAGGCCTTCACGGAAGTTAGACGTGATTGGCAGCTCCATGATGTCCCCACTAGGAGCGGCCATCAAGCCCCGCATACCGGCAAGCTGCGTAAAGTTAGAAATGTTACCACGCGCACCAGAATCACTCATCATAAAGATAGGGTTCTGCTGGTCGAAACTGTGAATCAAGGCGTTTTGAATTTCGTCCTTGGCATCGTTCCAGATTCCAATGACCCGTTCGTAACGTTCGTGGTCGGTAATCAACCCACGACGGAATTGCTTCGTTACCGTTGACACCTGTTTGTGGGCAGCATCGATAATCTCTGGCTTTTCCTTCAGGTCGGTAACATCGACCATCCCAACCGTTAACCCAGACTTAGTGGATTCGTCGTAACCCAAATCCTTAATCCGGTCCAACAACTTGGAGGTTTCAGTCACCTTGTATTGTTGGTAAACGGCCGCGATAATGTCGGACAAGAAGCCCTTCTTAAATGGTCCAATTAATTCAGCATTTTGCAGGTAATCGTGAATGTCTTCGCCCGGTGCCAAGAAGTACTTGTCAGGGACAGAGCCGTTCAGGTTCGTGCTGGTTGGTTCGTTCAAGTATGGGAACGACTTTGGCAGGATGTTGTTAAAGATCAACTTCCCAACGGTCGTGACCATGACCTTACCGCGTTGTTCGTCGGTAAATGGCTTGTCAGGCATTGAGGCGACTTGCACCCCAACCCGACTGTGCCAGTGAACTAAACCGTTCCGGTAAGCCAAAACAGCTTCGTTGAGGTCGGTAAAGATCATACCTTCCCCTTCACGGTTATCTTCTTCCATGGTCAGGTAGTAGTTCCCGATAACCATATCTTGAGAAGGCGCAACGACTGGCTTACCACTGGCAGGGGCCAGAATATGGTGAGCAGCCAGCATCAGCAGACGGGCTTCAGCCTGGGCTTCGTCAGATAATGGCACGTGGATGGCCATTTGGTCCCCATCGAAATCGGCGTTGTAAGCTTCACAAGCCAATGGGTGAAGACGCATCGCTTTACCACTAACCAAGACGGGTTCGAACGCTTGAATCCCTAAACGGTGAAGCGTAGGGGCCCGGTTCAACAGAACTGGGTGTTCCTTGATAACATCTTCAAGCACGTTGAAGACATCGTCATCTTCCCGGTCAATTTGGCGCTTGGCATTCTTAATGTTAGAAGCTAAGCCCCGGGCAACCAATTCCTTCATGATGAATGGCCGGAATAATTCCAAAGCCATCGGAACTGGCAGACCCATTTGGTTGAACTTGAGGGAAGGACCAACATCGATAACGGAACGACCAGAGTAGTCAACCCGCTTCCCTAACAAGTTCTGACGGAACCGCCCTTGCTTCCCTTTCAACATGTGTGAAAGAGACTTCAATGGACGGTTACCTGGACCAGCAACTGGACGGCCACGACGACCGTTATCGATCAAGGCGTCAACGGCTTCTTGTAGCATCCGCTTTTCGTTTTGAACGATGATCCCAGGTGCATTTAAGTCCAACAAACGCTTCAACCGGCTGTTCCGGTTGATCACCCGCCGGTACAAGTCGTTCAAGTCAGACGTTGCGAAACGTCCACCTTCGAGTTGTACCATTGGCCGCAAGTCAGGCGGAATAACCGGAATCGCATCCATGACCATCCACTCCGGACGGTTACCCGATGTGACGAAGGCTTCCAAGATGTCCAAACGACGAACGGCACGCGTCCGCTTCTGGCCAGTGGCTTCCTTCAATTCTTCCTTTAATTCCTTAACTTCTTTATCTAGGTCTACGGCCATCAACAACTTCTTGATGGCTTCGGCACCCATTTCAGCCTTAAAGGCCTTGCTCCCGTATTCTACGAGCTTGTCCCGGTAGTCCCGTTCGGAAAGGAGTTGTTTCTTTTCCAATGGGGTGTTACCTGGATCTAAAACCACGTAGGATGCGAAGTAGATGATTTCTTCAAGTGCCCGAGGGCTCATGTCGAGGACCAAGCCCATCCGACTTGGGATCCCCTTGAAGTACCAGATGTGGGTAACAGGTGCAGCCAATTCGATATGGCCCATCCGTTCACGACGTACCTTAGAACGGGTAACTTCGACACCACAACGGTCACAAACGACACCCTTGTAACGGATCCGCTTGTACTTACCACAGGCACATTCCCAGTCCTTCGTAGGACCGAAAATCCGCTCGTCGAATAGCCCGTCTTTTTCAGGCTTTAACGTCCGGTAGTTGATGGTTTCAGGCTTCTTAACTTCCCCGTAAGACCAGCTACGGATCTTATCAGGTGAAGCCAGCCCGATCTGCATGCTTTCGAACTTATTGACATCGACCAAAGAAGCGACCTCCCTTATTAATTAGTCTTGTGTGTTCGGTTGACTTTCATTTTTCGTAGTTTCTGGTGTGGTCTTGGCACTGTCGGCCTGAGCTTGCGCCTTGCGCTGCTCTTCTTGCTGTTGGGCGTACTTGCTCAACGCATCAACGTTCACAACATCATCGTCATCGTCGTCCATATCGCGGAGTTCGATTTCTTCGTTGTTCCCGTTTAAGACCTTCATGTCCAGCCCTAAGGATTGGAGTTCCTTGACCAGAACACGGAATGATTCAGGGACACCCGGCTTTGGAATCGGATCGCCCTTAACGATGGCTTCGTAGGTCTTAACCCGACCAACCACGTCATCGGACTTGTACGTCAAGATTTCTTGTAACGTATAAGCGGCACCGTAAGCTTCCAAGGCCCAAACTTCCATTTCACCAAACCGCTGGCCACCAAATTGTGCTTTCCCACCAAGGGGTTGTTGGGTAACCAATGAGTAAGGTCCAATGGAACGGGCGTGCATCTTGTCGTCGACCATGTGGGCCAACTTCAGGTAGTTCATGACACCAACGGCAACCCGCTTATCGAATGGTTCACCGGTCCGGCCATCGTATAAGACGGTCTTGGCATCCTTCGCCATCCCCGCTTCCTTCAAGGCATCCGCGATATCAGTATCCCGGGCACCATCGAAGACAGGCGTTGCGACGTGAATCCCTAACTTCCGAGCAGCCATCCCTAAATGCAATTCGAGCACTTGCCCGATGTTCATCCGGGAAGGCACACCCATGGGACTCAGCATGATGTCGATTGGCGTACCATCTGGCATGTATGGCATGTCTTCTTGTGGGATAACAACGGAAACCGTCCCCTTGTTCCCATGACGACCAGACATCTTGTCACCAACTTGGATCTTCCGCTTTTGGGCGATGTAGACCCGAACCATCATGTTGACACCAGGTGATAATTCATCCCCATTTTCACGGGTAAAGATCTTAACGTCCTGGATAATCCCGCCACCACCATGCGGTACCTTCAATGAAGTATCCCGAACTTCACGGGCCTTTTCACCAAAGATGGCATGGAGCAAACGTTCTTCGGCTGATAATTCCGTAACTCCCTTAGGCGTTACCTTACCAACCAAGATGTCACCGTCTTGAACTTCGGCACCAATCCGGATAATACCGTCTTCGTCCAAGTTCTTCAGGGCATCTTCCCCGACGTTAGGAATTTCACGGGTCATTTCTTCAGGTCCCAGCTTCGTATCACGTGCTTCTGATTCGTATTCTTCAATATGAATCGACGTGTAAACGTCATCGCGAACCAACCGCTCGTTGATCCCGATGGCATCTTCGAAGTTGTACCCTTGCCAAGTCATGAAGGCCACTAATGGGTTTTGCCCTAAAGCGAGTTCCCCATTTTCCATGGAAGGACCATCAGCCAAGATTTCATCGTCATCGACGTGATCGCCGACCTTAACGATTGGCCGTTGGTTGTAGTTCTTACCACCGTTTGACCGGCGGAACTTCATCAGCTTGTATGTGTCTAACGCATCATCGTCACGCCGTACCCGGATTTCACGAGCATCAACGTATTCAACGGTCCCGGCGTGTTGGCTAATTAAAGCAACCCCGGAGTCATGCGCAGCCTTGTATTCGATACCCGTCCCAACTAATGGGGCGTGAGGGTCCAGCAATGGCACAGCTTGCCGTTGCATGTTGGCCCCCATCAGGGCACGGTTAGAGTCATCGTTTTCCAAGAAAGGAATACATGCCGTGGCCACGGCAACAACTTGCTTAGGCGAAACGTCCATGTAGTCAATCTTGTCAGCCGTGGTTTCGATGTTGTTATCTTCATCACGGGCCATGATGGTATCCGTGGCGAAGGAACCGTCATCGTTCAACGGCGTGTTAGCTTGGGCAACGACGTAGTTATCTTCTTCGTCGGCAGTCAGGTAATCGATCTTGTCGGTAACCATGTGCGTGTCCCAAGAAACACGACGGTATGGTGTTTCGATGAACCCATACTTGTTAACCCGGGCGTAACTGGACAGACTGTTAATCAGTCCGATGTTAGGACCTTCAGGCGTTTCAATTGGGCACATCCGACCGTAGTGGGTGTAGTGCACGTCCCGGACTTCATAACCGGCACGGTCACGCGTCAACCCACCAGGTCCCAGGGCAGACAACCGACGCTTATGGGTTAATTCACCCAAGGGGTTAGTCTGGTCCATGAATTGTGACAGTTGAGAAGAACCGAAGAATTCCTTAATGGAAGCAACCACTGGCCGAATGTTGATCAATTGTTGTGGCGTAACCGTAGCGGCGTCTTGAATCGACATCCGTTCACGAACCACCCGTTCCATCCGGGATAACCCGATCCGGAATTGGTTTTGCAACAATTCACCCACGGAACGAATCCGCCGGTTACCCAAGTGGTCAATATCATCGGTACTGCCAATCCCGATTTGCAGATCGAAGAAGTAGTTCATGGAAGCGATGATGTCGGCTGGGCGAATGTGCTTCAGCTTGATATCAATGTTGCCATTCCCAATAACGGGAACTTCTTGTTCTGGGTCTTCTGGGGATTGGACCTTGATGATTTGTAACTTCAGGGGTTCCGTTACAACGGCTTCGTCTGAAGGTTGGAACGTCACCATCTTGAAGTCGTCTTGGTCCAGGTATGGAGCCAAGGTCTTCATAACATCCTTGTCAACAACCGTTCCCTTTTGCGCGATAACTTCACCAGTATCTGGGTCAGCTAACGTTTCAGCTAAGGTTAAGCCGAGCAAACGGGTCTTCAGGCTGAGCTTCTTGTTGGTCTTGTAACGCCCAACAGGTGCCATGTCGTAACGCTTAGGATCAAAAAACCGCGCCGTTAACAGGCTCCGTGAAGAGTCGGCCGTCTTAGGTTCACCTGGACGTAGACGTTCGTAGATGTCCTTTAAGGACTCTTCGACACGTGAATCGTCGGTGTTCTTGTGGATATCCTTTTCCAACGTGTTGGATAGGCTTTCGTTGTCGCCCAAGATATCCAAGATTTCATCGTCGGAACCGAAACCTAATGCCCGAACCAATTCAGTCATTGGAATCTTCCGCGTCCGGTCAATCCGCACGTAGGAGATGTTCTTAGCATCCGTTTCAAATTCGAGCCAAGCTCCCCGGTTAGGGATGACCGTGGCACCGAAGACGGTCCGACCGTTCTTATCCGTATCTTCATTGAAGTAAACGCCTGGTGACCGGACTAATTGAGAAACAATAACCCGTTCTGCCCCGTTAATGATAAAGGTCCCTTGGGCCGTCATTAATGGGAAGTCACCGAAGAAGACGTCTTGCGATTTGATTTCGCCCGTTTCATGGTTGGTTAAGCGTAAGGTCACGTGCAGTGGTGCTGAGAAATTGGCATCGTGCTCCCGTGCTTCATCGACCGTATATTTGGGTTCCAGTAATTGATAATCAACAAACTCTAACGAAAGGTTCCCTTGAAAATCTTCGATTGGCATGATGTCGTCGAACATATCCCGTAAACCTTCATCGAGGAACCAGTTGTAGGAATTGGTCTGAATCTCGATTAAGTTAGGGAGATCAAGGACTTCCTTGATCCGCGAATAGCTACGGCGAGTACGGTGTTTCCCGTATTTCACTAAGTGTCCTGCCAAGTTGTTCACC contains:
- the rpoC gene encoding DNA-directed RNA polymerase subunit beta', which produces MVDVNKFESMQIGLASPDKIRSWSYGEVKKPETINYRTLKPEKDGLFDERIFGPTKDWECACGKYKRIRYKGVVCDRCGVEVTRSKVRRERMGHIELAAPVTHIWYFKGIPSRMGLVLDMSPRALEEIIYFASYVVLDPGNTPLEKKQLLSERDYRDKLVEYGSKAFKAEMGAEAIKKLLMAVDLDKEVKELKEELKEATGQKRTRAVRRLDILEAFVTSGNRPEWMVMDAIPVIPPDLRPMVQLEGGRFATSDLNDLYRRVINRNSRLKRLLDLNAPGIIVQNEKRMLQEAVDALIDNGRRGRPVAGPGNRPLKSLSHMLKGKQGRFRQNLLGKRVDYSGRSVIDVGPSLKFNQMGLPVPMALELFRPFIMKELVARGLASNIKNAKRQIDREDDDVFNVLEDVIKEHPVLLNRAPTLHRLGIQAFEPVLVSGKAMRLHPLACEAYNADFDGDQMAIHVPLSDEAQAEARLLMLAAHHILAPASGKPVVAPSQDMVIGNYYLTMEEDNREGEGMIFTDLNEAVLAYRNGLVHWHSRVGVQVASMPDKPFTDEQRGKVMVTTVGKLIFNNILPKSFPYLNEPTSTNLNGSVPDKYFLAPGEDIHDYLQNAELIGPFKKGFLSDIIAAVYQQYKVTETSKLLDRIKDLGYDESTKSGLTVGMVDVTDLKEKPEIIDAAHKQVSTVTKQFRRGLITDHERYERVIGIWNDAKDEIQNALIHSFDQQNPIFMMSDSGARGNISNFTQLAGMRGLMAAPSGDIMELPITSNFREGLSVMEMFISTHGARKGMTDTALKTANSGYLTRRLVDVAQDVIIREKDCGTDRGLKIRAITDGNEMIEPLYDRILGRYTQKTVYDPKTGDVIVPKNQMIVEDTAQKIVDAGVEEVTIRSAFTCNTEHGVCEHCYGRNMATGDEVEVGEAVGTVAAQSIGEPGTQLTMRNFHTGGVAGNEDITQGLPRVQELFESRNPKGKAEITEVTGTVESIEEDPANRTKTVTIKGEADTRSYELPITARMRVSEGDFIHRGGALNYGSVDPKELLRVRDVLSTETYILGEVQRVYRMQGVAISDKHVEIMVRQMLRKVRIMDPGDTDVLPGTLMDIQDFRRANYQTLISGGIAATARPVILGITKAALETNSFLSAASFQETTRVLTDAAIRGKNDPLVGLKENVIIGKIIPAGTGMPDYRQIKPKEVGGSSTEGVYSISDLEKQMQEDSQA
- a CDS encoding DNA-directed RNA polymerase subunit beta; translation: MAGHLVKYGKHRTRRSYSRIKEVLDLPNLIEIQTNSYNWFLDEGLRDMFDDIMPIEDFQGNLSLEFVDYQLLEPKYTVDEAREHDANFSAPLHVTLRLTNHETGEIKSQDVFFGDFPLMTAQGTFIINGAERVIVSQLVRSPGVYFNEDTDKNGRTVFGATVIPNRGAWLEFETDAKNISYVRIDRTRKIPMTELVRALGFGSDDEILDILGDNESLSNTLEKDIHKNTDDSRVEESLKDIYERLRPGEPKTADSSRSLLTARFFDPKRYDMAPVGRYKTNKKLSLKTRLLGLTLAETLADPDTGEVIAQKGTVVDKDVMKTLAPYLDQDDFKMVTFQPSDEAVVTEPLKLQIIKVQSPEDPEQEVPVIGNGNIDIKLKHIRPADIIASMNYFFDLQIGIGSTDDIDHLGNRRIRSVGELLQNQFRIGLSRMERVVRERMSIQDAATVTPQQLINIRPVVASIKEFFGSSQLSQFMDQTNPLGELTHKRRLSALGPGGLTRDRAGYEVRDVHYTHYGRMCPIETPEGPNIGLINSLSSYARVNKYGFIETPYRRVSWDTHMVTDKIDYLTADEEDNYVVAQANTPLNDDGSFATDTIMARDEDNNIETTADKIDYMDVSPKQVVAVATACIPFLENDDSNRALMGANMQRQAVPLLDPHAPLVGTGIEYKAAHDSGVALISQHAGTVEYVDAREIRVRRDDDALDTYKLMKFRRSNGGKNYNQRPIVKVGDHVDDDEILADGPSMENGELALGQNPLVAFMTWQGYNFEDAIGINERLVRDDVYTSIHIEEYESEARDTKLGPEEMTREIPNVGEDALKNLDEDGIIRIGAEVQDGDILVGKVTPKGVTELSAEERLLHAIFGEKAREVRDTSLKVPHGGGGIIQDVKIFTRENGDELSPGVNMMVRVYIAQKRKIQVGDKMSGRHGNKGTVSVVIPQEDMPYMPDGTPIDIMLSPMGVPSRMNIGQVLELHLGMAARKLGIHVATPVFDGARDTDIADALKEAGMAKDAKTVLYDGRTGEPFDKRVAVGVMNYLKLAHMVDDKMHARSIGPYSLVTQQPLGGKAQFGGQRFGEMEVWALEAYGAAYTLQEILTYKSDDVVGRVKTYEAIVKGDPIPKPGVPESFRVLVKELQSLGLDMKVLNGNNEEIELRDMDDDDDDVVNVDALSKYAQQQEEQRKAQAQADSAKTTPETTKNESQPNTQD